One Glycine max cultivar Williams 82 chromosome 8, Glycine_max_v4.0, whole genome shotgun sequence genomic window, ACGTAGCCTCCTCTTTTCTATTTCTGAGTTCCAACACTTGCACTTTAAGAATTTCACACGGACCCTTTTCTAACCTATGCTTCAGGAATTTTAAGTTCATGTTCATCCAATTCTTATTTAGATAATTACTCTACACAATGGAGACTCTGACATAAAATTATagcattgaagaaaaattaaattagagaaacaaagaatatacaaatataatacCTCAACGAGAGGGAATCATGCCGGTTTTCCTGGCATAGGCAAAGATGCCACCGGCCTCGATCACTGGACCCGCGTCGCCGATCGGTTTCAAGCGATACTCCTTTCCGGTGGTGTGATTGATCAAGCGGCTCTCTCCGAGCTCAATCGTCACCACATCGCCGGTGGTGCACTCCTCGCAGAGGCGTCCCTCCGACTCTAGCGGATACACCTCGCCGGTGGCCACGGAGTTCCGAAAGAAGATCCTAGCGTACGACTCCGCGACCACTGCGGCGGCGCCGGAGGCGCCCAGCGCGACGGGGGCGTGCTCGCGGGAGGAGCCGCAACCGAAGTTGGCACCGCCGATGACGATGGCGTACTTGGTTTTGATCTCGCCGGGTTCGATGAAACGCGTGGCGTAGGTGGCGGGGAGGCCGATGAGGGCGTAGGAGCCGAGCTTCTCGTACTCGTCGGGCTTGGAAGGGACGAGGGTGAGGTACTCGGCGGGAATGATCTGGTCGGTGTCGATATTGTCGCCGACGACGTAGCAGAGGCCGTGGAAGGAGGCGGAGGGAGAAGCGGACGCGGCGGATTGAGCGCGTGGGGTTTGGAGAGAGACTGCGACGCGGTTGCGAGGGTTTGATGACTTGGGAGTTGGGAAAGAAAGGAAGCGCGGTAGAAGAGTGTGAGAGTGAGAGAGGGAGAGTTTGGTGAATGCCAGGTTCCGAGGAAGAACGGTTGCGGCAGAAGAGAACAACGCCATTGTTTAATGTTAAGTGCTTTTCCCTTTCCCTAACACTCGTGGTTAGTATTTATCTAGACTATTCAAACGGCGCCGTTTATGTGCAGGAACCTGGCGGCGCGTGTTAGGTAACTACTATTTACTTCcgtcttcttttctctcatctacaagaaataaataGGGAATTACGTGAAAAGTTATAATATTtggattgaaaataaataatgttgtaaGCTTGTTTGATTTAGGATAAATGGAGAtgagataaataaaattagaaataaaggcACTATATTATCTCTATCGTTAACTTTAATACAACCTCGTGTTATAGTTTGCGACttgatatgaaaaaaatgattctCAATCCTTTACTAATACAATTGATTACATGCTAAATATAATGGGATGAATAA contains:
- the LOC100782688 gene encoding 3-isopropylmalate dehydratase small subunit 1, translating into MALFSSAATVLPRNLAFTKLSLSHSHTLLPRFLSFPTPKSSNPRNRVAVSLQTPRAQSAASASPSASFHGLCYVVGDNIDTDQIIPAEYLTLVPSKPDEYEKLGSYALIGLPATYATRFIEPGEIKTKYAIVIGGANFGCGSSREHAPVALGASGAAAVVAESYARIFFRNSVATGEVYPLESEGRLCEECTTGDVVTIELGESRLINHTTGKEYRLKPIGDAGPVIEAGGIFAYARKTGMIPSR